Proteins encoded in a region of the Pirellulaceae bacterium genome:
- a CDS encoding ATP-binding cassette domain-containing protein: protein MRRDILGQPLGENLLSDRLAIDLENVCVDVPNRKILQDVSWQVARGTRATIIGPNGCGKSTLLKAITAYGHLTSGRATILGETLGDTLVHQLRRRMGIVDPTLVRLLDEDVTTQRLAATGFFGHLTTLFEQPTQQQLATAADLLAEVGLANHLQQDVMTLSSGQRSRLWLARALVHEPELLILDEPTADLDLLGRETLLATLDRIALQRPDLSIVIVTHHLEDLLPNTDHVLLLSQGKTVANGSPSEVLTPEHLSTAFGCDVEVHRRNGRWHWSVASQTWQHLAQE, encoded by the coding sequence ATGCGGCGCGATATACTCGGACAACCCCTGGGAGAAAACCTTTTGTCTGATCGACTTGCAATTGATTTAGAGAACGTTTGTGTCGACGTACCGAATCGAAAGATTCTACAAGATGTCAGCTGGCAAGTGGCTCGTGGTACTCGCGCCACAATCATCGGCCCCAATGGCTGCGGCAAATCAACGCTGCTCAAAGCGATTACCGCTTATGGCCATTTGACGTCGGGACGAGCGACTATCTTGGGCGAAACACTGGGAGACACGCTCGTTCATCAGCTGAGACGCCGCATGGGCATCGTCGATCCGACGCTAGTTCGCCTTCTGGATGAGGACGTGACGACCCAACGTTTGGCAGCAACTGGATTCTTTGGACATCTCACCACCCTGTTCGAGCAACCAACGCAACAACAACTTGCGACGGCTGCAGATTTACTGGCCGAAGTCGGCTTAGCCAACCATTTGCAACAGGACGTAATGACCCTTTCCTCCGGTCAGCGTAGTCGACTTTGGCTGGCAAGAGCCTTGGTCCATGAACCGGAATTGCTCATTCTAGACGAACCGACCGCCGACCTGGATCTACTGGGACGCGAAACGTTACTGGCCACACTCGATCGTATCGCCTTGCAACGCCCTGATTTGTCAATCGTCATCGTGACCCATCATCTGGAAGACCTTTTACCGAATACCGACCACGTCCTGTTGCTCAGCCAAGGCAAGACAGTTGCCAACGGCTCCCCTTCCGAGGTACTCACACCGGAACACTTGTCGACAGCATTCGGCTGCGATGTCGAAGTCCACCGCCGCAATGGGCGTTGGCACTGGTCAGTCGCTTCACAGACTTGGCAACATTTGGCGCAGGAATAA
- a CDS encoding PEP-CTERM sorting domain-containing protein (PEP-CTERM proteins occur, often in large numbers, in the proteomes of bacteria that also encode an exosortase, a predicted intramembrane cysteine proteinase. The presence of a PEP-CTERM domain at a protein's C-terminus predicts cleavage within the sorting domain, followed by covalent anchoring to some some component of the (usually Gram-negative) cell surface. Many PEP-CTERM proteins exhibit an unusual sequence composition that includes large numbers of potential glycosylation sites. Expression of one such protein has been shown restore the ability of a bacterium to form floc, a type of biofilm.) produces MNWIEAWQKNRLRLATICAIISLSTSAFGAVKVRYYPMGEADAGATVGGVALMTEDIMEPPTENADGDPVFDDQGEFVPLEAVNAGEAPTYVEGRDGAGSLALEFDGDANLLSSGSFDPRNFSTFAALSQAWVKPSSEGSETEQFIWGLGTDNGGVGITPDNVWQIRASRGVQDLASDVAVDFDAWTHVAIFRGGNGASLYINGQLEATGDAFWNGPGPVAVGSMLDGTAPFAGTIDDFNIAGFSDFSFDPTRDLDFEPPIEPSGVAGDVDQNGIVNQDDYLIWSDNVGFNNDLGAGDVSTLVQGDVDQNGRINFFDFQIIAEQAAAAGAELQLVPEPTSLTLLGLGIVMMLRLRRRQK; encoded by the coding sequence ATGAATTGGATTGAGGCTTGGCAGAAAAATCGTCTTCGCCTAGCAACTATTTGCGCCATCATCAGCCTTTCAACGTCGGCATTCGGCGCAGTCAAGGTTCGCTACTACCCGATGGGAGAAGCAGATGCAGGGGCGACCGTTGGCGGCGTCGCGCTCATGACCGAGGACATTATGGAACCTCCAACTGAGAACGCAGACGGCGATCCCGTCTTCGACGATCAGGGAGAATTTGTTCCGTTGGAAGCGGTAAACGCAGGAGAGGCTCCGACCTATGTCGAGGGACGTGATGGCGCCGGATCGCTTGCCTTGGAATTCGACGGAGACGCAAATCTCTTGTCTTCTGGATCATTCGATCCACGCAACTTCAGTACCTTTGCAGCTCTGAGCCAAGCTTGGGTCAAACCAAGTTCCGAGGGATCTGAAACCGAACAATTCATCTGGGGTTTGGGAACCGACAACGGTGGTGTTGGAATCACACCGGATAACGTTTGGCAGATTCGTGCTTCCCGCGGCGTGCAAGATTTGGCATCGGACGTGGCAGTCGACTTTGATGCCTGGACTCATGTGGCAATCTTCCGTGGTGGTAACGGAGCAAGCCTCTACATTAACGGTCAACTTGAAGCGACAGGCGACGCCTTTTGGAATGGGCCGGGACCGGTTGCTGTTGGGTCGATGCTCGACGGGACCGCACCTTTCGCAGGCACCATCGACGACTTCAATATCGCAGGTTTTTCGGACTTCTCGTTCGATCCGACACGCGACCTCGATTTCGAACCACCGATCGAACCGAGTGGAGTGGCGGGTGATGTCGACCAAAACGGCATTGTCAACCAAGACGATTACTTGATCTGGTCTGACAATGTTGGCTTCAATAACGATTTGGGGGCAGGCGACGTCAGTACGCTCGTCCAGGGTGATGTTGACCAAAACGGTCGAATTAACTTCTTTGATTTTCAAATCATTGCCGAACAGGCAGCAGCAGCCGGAGCGGAACTGCAGCTTGTTCCAGAACCGACAAGTCTGACTTTGCTGGGCTTAGGCATCGTCATGATGTTGCGGCTACGACGCAGGCAAAAATGA
- a CDS encoding heavy metal translocating P-type ATPase, with the protein MPIDPICGMEVNDSSQHRAEHKGETFYFCSAGCQEKFLAAPDEVIEAATDSAVQSSLPLASCCGGGAPTQQPPADAKPGTYFCPMCEGVTSEHPADCPKCGMALESTTPLASVTVYTCPMHPEIEQDKPGTCPKCGMELEAKTVTPDSEDGGELQSMTRRFWIAVGLGLPIVLLAMLPMVGASIDQWVGGPVVSRWIQLLLCTPVVFWAGWPFFARAWRSFQTMNLNMFTLIALGVGAAYIYSAIALVFPGMIPAEFKEHGQVAVYFEAAAMIVALVLLGQVLELRARRRTGGAIRALLDLAPPEATRIQNGMEQTIPLDQVAVGDRLKIVPGDKIPVDGEIIDGQSTIDESMVTGEPLAIEKKSGDSVTGGTVNQTGSFQMVAKRVGNDTMLSQIIEMVSSAQRSRAPIQRIADRVAGWFVPIVILVAVTAFVAWAIWSPWEPKYAYAFVNAVAVLIIACPCALGLATPMSIMVGIGRGAQEGVLIKEASVLETLETINTLLVDKTGTLTEGKPQVTQITVLGSDPEDLAAQQQLLLTVAAVEQNSEHPLGQAIVDHARSIAEQLPEVQNFQSHTGQGVTGLVNQQRVLIGNPSLMTSNEIQNLSELQPAAELRQQQGQGVVLVAIENNLAGMIVVADPVKTSSAAAIKELHQLGIQVVMLTGDNEKTAEAVAQQTHIDKVVANVDPAGKHQQVVTMKQSGQIVAMAGDGINDAPALAEANVGIAMGTGTDVAITSADVTLVKGDLTGIIRAIHLSRVTMRNIRQNLFFALFYNAVGVPIAAGILVPLFGSKLLLSPMLAAAAMSCSSVSVIVNALRLRHTNLSR; encoded by the coding sequence ATGCCGATCGACCCGATTTGCGGAATGGAAGTTAACGATTCGAGTCAACATCGAGCCGAGCATAAGGGTGAGACCTTTTATTTCTGCTCAGCTGGCTGTCAAGAGAAGTTCCTTGCTGCGCCCGATGAAGTGATTGAGGCAGCGACGGATTCGGCCGTCCAGTCATCCTTGCCTCTGGCGAGCTGTTGTGGCGGCGGTGCCCCCACTCAGCAACCACCCGCCGATGCGAAGCCAGGTACCTATTTTTGTCCGATGTGCGAGGGTGTGACGAGCGAACATCCAGCGGACTGCCCCAAGTGTGGAATGGCACTCGAGTCAACGACTCCGCTTGCGTCGGTCACCGTGTACACCTGCCCAATGCATCCGGAAATCGAACAAGACAAACCCGGAACGTGTCCCAAATGCGGCATGGAACTGGAAGCAAAAACGGTAACACCGGACTCAGAGGATGGCGGCGAATTGCAATCCATGACCCGACGGTTTTGGATTGCGGTGGGACTTGGTCTTCCCATCGTGCTACTCGCTATGTTGCCCATGGTCGGGGCCTCAATCGACCAGTGGGTTGGCGGTCCAGTCGTCTCACGTTGGATACAGTTATTGCTTTGCACGCCAGTCGTATTTTGGGCTGGTTGGCCGTTCTTCGCGAGAGCTTGGCGGTCATTTCAAACAATGAACCTGAACATGTTCACGCTGATCGCATTAGGAGTGGGAGCCGCTTACATTTACAGCGCCATCGCCTTGGTGTTTCCTGGCATGATCCCCGCTGAATTCAAAGAACATGGCCAAGTGGCCGTTTACTTTGAGGCTGCAGCAATGATCGTGGCACTCGTTTTATTGGGACAAGTCCTGGAACTGCGAGCGAGACGTCGCACGGGAGGCGCAATTCGTGCCTTGCTTGACCTCGCACCGCCCGAGGCCACGCGCATCCAAAACGGTATGGAACAAACGATCCCTTTGGACCAGGTCGCCGTTGGAGACCGTTTGAAAATTGTACCGGGTGACAAAATTCCCGTTGATGGCGAAATCATCGATGGGCAGAGTACCATTGACGAATCGATGGTCACGGGCGAACCTCTCGCTATCGAAAAAAAGAGCGGAGATTCGGTCACCGGTGGCACAGTCAATCAGACGGGATCATTTCAAATGGTGGCAAAACGTGTCGGCAACGACACCATGTTGTCACAAATCATCGAGATGGTGTCCTCGGCACAGCGCAGCCGGGCGCCAATTCAGCGGATTGCCGATCGAGTCGCTGGCTGGTTTGTCCCCATTGTAATTCTGGTGGCCGTAACCGCCTTTGTCGCTTGGGCGATTTGGTCGCCATGGGAGCCCAAATATGCTTACGCATTTGTCAACGCAGTGGCCGTCCTGATCATTGCTTGCCCCTGTGCGTTGGGGCTTGCAACGCCGATGTCCATCATGGTCGGTATCGGTCGTGGCGCCCAAGAAGGCGTCTTGATCAAAGAAGCCTCGGTCCTGGAAACACTTGAAACAATCAATACGCTGTTGGTCGATAAGACAGGTACTTTGACCGAAGGCAAGCCGCAAGTCACCCAAATCACTGTTTTGGGGAGCGACCCAGAAGATCTTGCTGCCCAGCAGCAACTTTTGCTGACAGTAGCGGCGGTGGAACAGAACAGCGAACATCCCCTTGGACAGGCCATCGTTGATCATGCACGATCGATAGCGGAGCAACTGCCGGAAGTGCAAAATTTCCAATCACACACCGGACAGGGCGTGACGGGTCTCGTCAATCAGCAGCGTGTGCTAATTGGAAACCCAAGCTTGATGACAAGCAATGAAATCCAAAATTTGTCGGAACTTCAGCCCGCTGCCGAATTACGGCAACAACAGGGCCAGGGTGTGGTACTCGTGGCAATCGAAAATAATTTGGCGGGCATGATTGTGGTAGCGGACCCTGTCAAGACAAGTTCAGCTGCCGCGATCAAAGAGTTGCATCAATTGGGAATTCAAGTCGTAATGCTAACCGGCGACAACGAAAAAACTGCAGAAGCGGTCGCCCAGCAGACCCACATCGACAAAGTCGTTGCCAATGTGGATCCAGCAGGCAAGCACCAACAAGTGGTCACGATGAAGCAATCGGGACAGATCGTCGCCATGGCAGGAGACGGTATTAACGACGCGCCCGCCCTCGCCGAAGCGAACGTAGGTATCGCCATGGGTACCGGGACCGATGTCGCAATTACGAGTGCCGATGTAACTTTGGTCAAAGGCGATTTGACAGGGATTATTCGCGCGATTCATCTGAGTCGAGTCACGATGCGAAACATTCGCCAAAACTTATTTTTCGCCCTGTTTTACAATGCGGTAGGCGTGCCCATCGCGGCGGGCATCTTGGTACCCCTATTTGGATCAAAGCTGTTGCTTAGCCCCATGTTGGCTGCGGCCGCCATGAGCTGTAGCTCTGTGTCCGTGATCGTCAACGCACTTCGTTTGCGTCACACAAATCTGTCACGCTGA
- a CDS encoding isochorismatase family protein, which produces MVSRPNSRWLPMLLGLIVLLYNTPQTNANDREMLNLTLRSRSATGSNKNDAQHREVQWDPQKTAVVICDMWDDHWCAGAASRVVELTEPINNLIAAMRAKGAIIIHAPSSVVDYYQGTPQRVRAQKAPFAKSPISLSTSERWGTCWCWPDPNRETDLPIDDSDMGCDCDKKCEIREAWTRQINKLQIAKQDFITDHGQEFFNVLQQHDIDNIMIMGVHLNMCVLGRPFGIRQATKLGKNVALVRDLTDSMYNHRKRPFVDHFSGHDLVVEHVERFWCPSFTSDQLVNGSPHRFAADKRP; this is translated from the coding sequence ATGGTATCACGACCCAACTCACGTTGGCTTCCCATGCTCCTGGGACTTATCGTCTTGCTTTACAACACGCCGCAAACCAACGCCAACGATCGTGAAATGCTCAACCTCACCCTGCGCAGTCGCTCGGCAACCGGATCAAATAAGAATGATGCGCAACACCGAGAAGTCCAATGGGATCCCCAAAAGACCGCGGTCGTAATCTGCGACATGTGGGATGACCATTGGTGTGCGGGTGCTGCAAGCCGGGTCGTTGAGTTGACGGAGCCAATCAATAACCTGATTGCTGCAATGCGAGCAAAAGGCGCCATCATCATTCACGCGCCAAGCAGTGTTGTCGACTATTACCAAGGCACTCCACAACGAGTCCGCGCTCAAAAAGCACCGTTTGCCAAATCACCCATTTCACTTTCCACCTCCGAACGTTGGGGCACCTGCTGGTGCTGGCCCGATCCAAATCGAGAAACCGACTTGCCCATTGACGACTCGGATATGGGCTGTGACTGCGACAAAAAATGTGAAATCCGGGAAGCATGGACTCGACAAATCAACAAACTGCAAATCGCCAAGCAAGATTTCATTACCGATCATGGCCAAGAATTCTTTAATGTCCTCCAACAACACGACATCGACAACATCATGATCATGGGTGTCCACTTGAACATGTGCGTCCTTGGCCGACCATTCGGAATCCGCCAAGCCACCAAACTCGGTAAAAACGTCGCACTCGTTCGCGACTTGACCGACAGCATGTACAACCATCGAAAGCGACCATTTGTCGATCATTTTTCCGGACACGATTTGGTCGTCGAGCACGTCGAGCGATTTTGGTGCCCATCGTTCACAAGCGATCAGCTCGTTAACGGAAGTCCACATCGGTTCGCCGCCGACAAACGCCCCTGA
- a CDS encoding arylsulfatase, protein MFTTIQFPPQKQVVLFVFVASFSGLSCWSAEVVGAENNRRPNVLLIMTDDQGFGDVHSHGNPQIDTPVHDQIAASGARFDRFFVSPVCAPTRASLLTGRWHLRTGVHGVTRGRETMRSDEITLAEILRDAGYATGAFGKWHNGAHFPQHPNGQGFDQFYGFCAGHWNNYFDTFVERNGERENYEGFIIDRMTDEAIEFIQGSSDRPWFCYVPYNTPHSPWQVPDRYWDKYKSADLKDDKARCAYAMVENIDDNMGRLLKAVESLQQTENTIVIFLTDNGANSDRYNAGMKGRKGSLHEGGTRVPFFVRWPGHIPAGTVIPSISAHIDVLPTVAELVQVELPSSLKLDGTSLVPLLLDKLDDQPKRTLFAHWGDNARGVPLTDRGAVRTDRWRAVQYNRQWELYDMQKDPGQRQDLAGEHPQVLAGLKQQYERWFQDVTRDGFAVVPTEIGHAAAPKVTLPGHEANLHPGRGQGISYRGRAGWANDFVTRWTDPTAFPSWNVKVVKPGRYALSLEYAADTAAIGSVIEVALGQQRIQAKIGASQQAPPIPSPDRVARKEVFERQWGWLEIGELPLKAGVAKLTVKCLDRESDEVMELKSVQLERID, encoded by the coding sequence ATGTTCACAACGATTCAATTCCCACCACAAAAGCAAGTAGTGCTTTTTGTCTTCGTCGCGAGTTTTTCGGGTCTGAGTTGTTGGTCGGCAGAAGTGGTTGGTGCGGAGAACAATCGACGCCCCAACGTGTTGTTGATCATGACTGACGATCAAGGTTTTGGTGATGTCCACTCCCATGGAAATCCGCAGATCGATACTCCAGTGCATGACCAGATTGCGGCGAGTGGGGCTCGGTTTGATCGGTTTTTTGTTAGTCCAGTTTGCGCTCCAACGCGAGCTAGTTTACTAACAGGTCGTTGGCATCTTCGTACGGGAGTGCACGGTGTTACTCGTGGTCGAGAGACGATGCGTTCCGATGAGATTACCTTGGCAGAGATTTTGCGGGATGCTGGCTATGCGACGGGCGCATTTGGGAAATGGCATAACGGAGCTCATTTTCCGCAGCATCCAAACGGACAGGGATTCGATCAGTTCTACGGTTTTTGCGCCGGCCATTGGAACAATTACTTCGACACATTTGTCGAACGCAATGGGGAAAGAGAAAACTACGAAGGGTTCATTATCGATCGCATGACGGACGAGGCAATTGAATTCATTCAAGGCAGTTCCGACCGTCCTTGGTTTTGCTATGTGCCCTACAATACCCCTCACAGTCCATGGCAAGTACCAGATCGCTATTGGGATAAATACAAATCAGCTGACTTGAAAGATGACAAAGCTCGCTGTGCTTACGCAATGGTGGAGAATATCGACGACAACATGGGGCGATTGTTGAAGGCTGTAGAATCGCTTCAGCAAACGGAGAATACCATTGTTATCTTCTTGACGGACAATGGTGCGAATTCCGATCGCTACAATGCGGGCATGAAGGGCCGAAAAGGTTCATTGCACGAAGGCGGCACCCGTGTGCCCTTTTTTGTTCGGTGGCCAGGCCATATTCCTGCCGGGACGGTCATTCCCAGCATCTCGGCTCATATCGATGTGTTGCCAACGGTGGCTGAGCTTGTTCAGGTTGAGCTGCCATCATCGCTGAAGCTTGACGGAACGAGCCTGGTTCCGCTGCTATTGGATAAATTGGACGATCAGCCGAAGCGAACACTCTTCGCGCATTGGGGTGATAATGCTCGTGGGGTACCGCTTACCGATCGTGGAGCTGTCAGGACCGATCGCTGGCGAGCTGTTCAATACAATCGACAGTGGGAACTCTATGACATGCAAAAAGATCCTGGACAACGTCAGGATCTGGCGGGAGAGCATCCGCAAGTCCTGGCCGGGTTGAAGCAGCAATATGAGCGATGGTTTCAGGACGTGACACGTGATGGATTTGCAGTGGTTCCAACTGAAATTGGACATGCGGCCGCTCCCAAGGTGACGCTGCCGGGACACGAAGCAAATCTCCATCCTGGACGTGGCCAGGGGATCAGCTACCGTGGTCGAGCAGGTTGGGCCAATGATTTTGTGACCCGCTGGACTGATCCGACGGCTTTTCCTAGCTGGAATGTGAAGGTTGTTAAGCCAGGTCGGTACGCCCTATCACTGGAGTATGCGGCTGATACGGCTGCGATTGGCAGCGTGATTGAAGTGGCCCTAGGACAGCAGCGCATCCAAGCGAAGATCGGCGCGTCTCAACAAGCCCCGCCAATTCCGAGCCCCGATCGGGTGGCTCGCAAAGAAGTATTTGAACGGCAATGGGGATGGCTGGAGATCGGCGAACTGCCGTTGAAGGCGGGTGTCGCAAAGTTGACCGTGAAATGCCTCGACCGAGAGTCGGACGAGGTCATGGAATTGAAGTCGGTCCAATTAGAGCGAATCGATTGA
- a CDS encoding PEP-CTERM sorting domain-containing protein (PEP-CTERM proteins occur, often in large numbers, in the proteomes of bacteria that also encode an exosortase, a predicted intramembrane cysteine proteinase. The presence of a PEP-CTERM domain at a protein's C-terminus predicts cleavage within the sorting domain, followed by covalent anchoring to some some component of the (usually Gram-negative) cell surface. Many PEP-CTERM proteins exhibit an unusual sequence composition that includes large numbers of potential glycosylation sites. Expression of one such protein has been shown restore the ability of a bacterium to form floc, a type of biofilm.): protein MNDYLRMIGFASAICCLLVGNNVRGEIVVAEDFVYSQPTKELGPGGGFTRQDYGGGQSGPNAGWTGRWVSSGNGIITGADFEEPADFGLGITAAGLSPIYANYLNRGVDLSGLAADQTLYFSVQARMAEDDVTTLPHFWINAPVGDPFLDESQISVGIDDFGSVTAELGLDIESNDDELLNDGDFHLLVGKLEINADGNDERLTVWADPTGTEEGSSASVEADVIGSLSDLRSQIQLGRMGAGGTAYWDNVAIGTSWDDVAEVDVPRATLQINPATGQTSLVNTSGTDFELKYYEINSESGSLNVAGWNSLDDQGVGGEAWLENSPTSNSITESNFGSSTTLANGDSLSLGSAFDPAGSQDIVGRFATDRGLLNVTLIDYSDAVIGDYNGNGLLDAGDLDLNAAVGIPAQDLAYDLNNDGIVNTADRVVWVNELKNTWMGDADLNGVFDSGDLVTVFAAAKYETGQEASWGQGDWSGDQKFDSGDLVVAFSNAGYEAGERPGGPNPAVAVPEPSTAALLVAALGMLLLRRPR from the coding sequence ATGAATGACTACCTTCGAATGATAGGTTTTGCAAGCGCCATCTGCTGCTTGCTGGTTGGCAATAATGTCCGCGGGGAAATCGTTGTCGCCGAGGACTTCGTGTACAGTCAACCGACCAAAGAGTTGGGTCCGGGCGGTGGATTCACGCGACAAGATTATGGTGGAGGTCAAAGTGGCCCCAACGCAGGCTGGACAGGACGCTGGGTTTCATCGGGCAACGGCATTATCACCGGCGCCGACTTTGAAGAACCAGCTGATTTCGGTTTAGGCATTACCGCAGCGGGACTCTCACCTATTTACGCCAACTACTTGAATCGTGGCGTGGATCTGAGTGGCTTAGCAGCCGACCAAACACTCTACTTTTCAGTTCAAGCTAGGATGGCAGAAGACGATGTCACCACATTGCCACATTTTTGGATCAATGCTCCCGTTGGCGATCCATTCCTGGACGAATCGCAAATCAGCGTGGGCATTGATGACTTTGGCAGTGTCACCGCGGAACTCGGACTGGATATCGAATCTAACGACGACGAATTGCTGAACGATGGCGATTTCCATTTGTTAGTCGGAAAACTAGAAATCAATGCTGATGGAAACGACGAACGATTGACCGTTTGGGCCGACCCAACCGGTACCGAGGAAGGTTCATCCGCCAGCGTAGAAGCAGATGTAATTGGATCCCTGAGTGACCTGCGGTCGCAAATCCAACTGGGAAGAATGGGCGCAGGCGGAACAGCTTACTGGGACAACGTCGCCATCGGCACGAGCTGGGACGATGTCGCCGAAGTCGACGTTCCTCGAGCAACATTGCAGATCAACCCAGCAACTGGTCAGACATCGCTGGTCAACACAAGTGGCACCGACTTTGAGCTAAAATACTACGAGATTAACTCAGAGTCTGGCTCGCTAAATGTGGCTGGCTGGAACAGCTTGGATGACCAAGGAGTTGGTGGCGAAGCATGGCTGGAAAATAGCCCAACCAGTAATTCCATTACCGAATCCAATTTTGGTAGCTCGACAACGTTGGCGAATGGCGATTCGCTTTCGCTCGGATCAGCATTCGACCCGGCTGGAAGCCAAGACATCGTAGGACGATTCGCAACAGACCGTGGATTACTCAACGTCACTTTGATCGATTACTCAGACGCTGTGATTGGCGATTACAATGGCAATGGTCTGCTTGACGCTGGAGACTTGGACTTGAATGCGGCAGTAGGCATTCCGGCCCAGGATTTGGCTTATGACCTCAACAACGATGGCATCGTCAACACAGCAGACCGCGTCGTCTGGGTCAATGAGCTGAAAAACACCTGGATGGGTGATGCCGATCTGAATGGTGTGTTTGACAGTGGTGATCTGGTGACTGTCTTCGCAGCGGCGAAGTACGAGACCGGTCAAGAAGCATCATGGGGACAAGGCGACTGGAGCGGTGACCAAAAGTTTGACTCCGGTGACCTCGTCGTTGCCTTCAGCAATGCGGGTTACGAAGCCGGCGAGCGTCCGGGCGGTCCCAATCCGGCAGTCGCTGTACCCGAACCATCCACGGCGGCCTTGCTAGTCGCTGCCCTCGGAATGCTTCTCCTTCGTCGCCCGCGTTAA
- a CDS encoding CHAD domain-containing protein → MASGKWIENVAPDAPISLVAMDTIPLRLRTVAATLPRAARQKQQPVKTVRELRVATRRADSILDLFTEVLPRRRCRSIKKRLKQIRRVAGDARDLDVLCARLRKEIEDSQSDALTNIGFNLQENRQRAQYPIECAAKRLKKKAFSQECSALQNRIHWRGDGEEPSFNQLAVTTLRPLVQDFFDLGQADLHLAVNLHELRIAGKRLRYSIELLAAGLPPFVRNDLYPTFSTIQTILGEINDHATAKELFDNWLVQSNHKPTIRELARLSHKEQLEFKVACQTFFDWWTPSTVTKLSAQFEQALCRESAPKERNP, encoded by the coding sequence ATGGCATCTGGCAAGTGGATTGAGAATGTCGCACCCGACGCACCCATTTCGCTGGTTGCGATGGACACAATTCCGCTACGGTTAAGAACGGTTGCAGCCACGTTGCCACGGGCCGCTCGTCAAAAACAGCAACCGGTCAAAACGGTTCGTGAGCTGCGTGTTGCTACGCGTCGCGCCGACTCAATTCTAGATTTATTCACAGAGGTGCTGCCTCGCCGACGCTGTCGATCGATCAAAAAACGGCTGAAACAAATCAGACGAGTGGCTGGTGACGCCCGAGATTTGGATGTTCTTTGTGCCCGATTACGGAAAGAGATCGAGGATTCTCAAAGCGATGCACTAACCAACATCGGTTTTAACCTACAAGAAAATCGTCAACGTGCTCAGTACCCGATCGAATGCGCAGCAAAACGCCTCAAGAAAAAAGCTTTTTCGCAAGAGTGTTCTGCACTCCAAAATCGCATTCATTGGCGAGGGGATGGTGAAGAACCCAGCTTTAATCAGTTAGCAGTCACCACACTAAGACCCCTCGTTCAAGATTTCTTTGACTTAGGACAAGCAGATCTTCATCTCGCCGTGAATCTGCACGAACTACGAATTGCTGGCAAACGACTTCGCTACAGTATTGAATTGCTCGCTGCCGGACTACCACCCTTCGTTCGCAATGATTTGTATCCAACTTTTTCAACCATTCAGACGATCTTGGGAGAAATCAATGATCACGCCACCGCCAAAGAATTGTTTGATAACTGGTTGGTGCAATCCAATCACAAACCAACGATCCGTGAACTCGCGAGACTCAGCCACAAAGAGCAGCTTGAATTCAAGGTAGCCTGTCAAACATTTTTCGACTGGTGGACGCCATCCACCGTCACAAAACTTAGCGCTCAGTTTGAGCAGGCGTTGTGCCGCGAAAGTGCTCCCAAAGAACGAAACCCTTGA